The stretch of DNA TGCGCTGACTGCACGGGCCCTGGTCGAGATCGGCAAGGTGCTCGACGCGGAGCAGCCCGATTGGGTGGTGGTACAGGGCGATACCACGACGGTGATGGCCGGTGCCATCGCCGCCTATTATCGCAAGATCCCGGTCTGCCATGTGGAAGCCGGACTGCGCAGCGGCGACATCCATCATCCCTGGCCGGAAGAGGTCAACCGCCGTGTCGTGGGCGGCTTTGCAGCGCTCCATTGCGCGCCGACTGGAACCGCGCGCGAGGCCCTGCTGCGCGAGAACGTCGATCCGGCGACCGTCCATGTCACGGGCAATACGGTGATCGATGCGCTGCACTGGGTGACTCGACGGATCGAGCAAGATCCTCCGCTGGCGTCCGGCCTTGCCGAACTCGAAGCGCGCTTCGCGGGCAAACGGATCATCGGCATGACCAGCCATCGCCGCGAGAACTTCGGTACGGGCATGCAAAGCATTGCCAAGGCAGTGAAACGGATCGCTGCGCGTCCCGATGTGGCGGTGATCTTCCCTATCCACCTGAACCCCAATGTGCGCGCCGTGATGAAAGAGATTCTGGCCGGTCTCGACAATGTCGCTCTGCTCGAACCGCTCGACTATCCGAATTTCGCCCGCCTGCTCTCTATC from Erythrobacter mangrovi encodes:
- the wecB gene encoding non-hydrolyzing UDP-N-acetylglucosamine 2-epimerase, translating into MAAKRKILTVFGTRPEAIKLFPLVHALAADDRFDSRVCISAQHREMLDQVLAIAGIVPDHDLDLMTPGQTLDALTARALVEIGKVLDAEQPDWVVVQGDTTTVMAGAIAAYYRKIPVCHVEAGLRSGDIHHPWPEEVNRRVVGGFAALHCAPTGTAREALLRENVDPATVHVTGNTVIDALHWVTRRIEQDPPLASGLAELEARFAGKRIIGMTSHRRENFGTGMQSIAKAVKRIAARPDVAVIFPIHLNPNVRAVMKEILAGLDNVALLEPLDYPNFARLLSISHLMLTDSGGVQEEAPALGKPVLVMRQTTERPEGVSAGTARLVGTDADAIVRETMRLLDDDATYAAMARAHNPFGDGHSAARIADLLAG